The DNA region CGTTTCTATGTAATCCtcaggtatcctaaaatgtaaataaactataatatttcatacggaaagtagTATGTTCAATGAGAAAGTAAAATTAGTAAGCGATCCCTCCTAATCGTGAACTGAAAGACTGATATTTTACCGGTGGTCTCTTCACAAAAACGCAAATGAGATCAGTAGAGTTTCATGTTCAGCAAGTTAGTATTTTAGCACATTTATTTGTCATATAGAAATCTAGAGGAATTATTGATGGAACAGTACACAACAGCtgtgatttgttacattaaacCATAAGAAACAACCATCAGGAAAAGGCTTAGAGACACTGCCAACAGCCAGCACTACATTGGTCAAGTTTCATTCCACACCACATGCACATTTGAGAAGAATAATTATATAAACCCATGAATCATACATCATGTACAGATAAAGCTACAGTACATACATCAATTATAGATATTGTTATTGGTAATGTGTGGTGTTTGGACAGAGTTTGGATAAATACAATGTAATGTTGGGAATAGAATCTGATACCCTAGTCTTATTCTTAGACCCAGAGGGCCTTAAATGTTGAAGGTATACAAAAATGACAAAGGAAGGTTATGATAAAGAAAAATAGATTAAGATAATGCCTAATGATTGACTGATTTGAATTCATTAGACCATTTTAAAAACAGACATAAGAGTGCTCCAGCCGGAGAAGCCTCcacaaacaataacaaaatgaATCGAGGATAACACAACGAAGCTTGAAAACGTGTATTTCCATGGTGGTCCTTTTAAGGGGGAGAGGTACATTGCCCTTGTCTCATTTACTCCTAACACAATACATTTGACACAATATAAAACAAAATAGGCACCAAAAACCAACCCATAAGCTCTCCCTGGCATTACCTCTCACCCACGTGCTGGAGGCCTAACGCTCACGTTTGAGATGTACTGCTGTTAAGCAAATATTTTCCGTGAGAATGTGAAACCAACCAGGGAGGTTATTCATTATTTTGTTCTTTGGAAGACAATTCCAAATAATGAGAACTGAGTACAAAAGGGTTTCTTTTCCCATACCTACATTGGAATGGATCTAAGTCAGTTTCACTCCCTCTAGAATAGTTATAGTTATCCCTGAACCCTGGCCAAGTTAGAGTAGTTACATAGGTACTTGGGGACCATACTGTGGACAATCTTGTGGAAAAGACGCAATTTAATCTGAGGGACTATCTATACCACTTTCATCTTTCTGAGGCTTTCAAAGTGGGAGTGGTCAAGATGAGTACAGTGTGTGCTGGAAGTCTGAGAATAATCCAAATGTGTTCAGAGATGTCTGCAGTTTGTTTTGAATTATCTAGGGGGCACTATTGTACCACGAAGAGCATGCAAAATCAAAGTGGCACTGAACAAGAGCCCCAGCCAATGACACCATTGCCTTCCTTTCTAACAGAAATGTGGAAGTTCTTGCCAGAAAAAGGATTTTATGATTCAATTTGGAGATAACTATTTGACCATGCTCTCTCCAGTCAGATGGCTATCTAGTACACATCCAAGATAGTTAACTGACTATTTTGCTGTGACTACTGTGTCACCTACTACCACCTTAAAGCTAGGGGGTTTCCTCAGTTGAACTTTGGACCTGAACAGGGTGGACTCTTATTGTCAGCTAGCCATTCATTGACTTCCAGAGGTTCTGCACGGAGGTCTTTCTTAACCACATttctgtctttgtgggaagtaaAGCATGGATTAAAGTGTGGTTTGTTGAAAATAGTCACTCAGTTCTTATTTATGGTGTTGGGATTCTGTTTTGTAGTTTGTTGACTGACAGTCTTACGAATAGTTATCAGTAGGTCTCCCAATGCACACTGGTACCAGCCTGTGTACTTCATTATAGTCCACTCATAGTCACTATCACAACACTGCACCAAAACCATGGCACCTCATAGCACCTCCTCATAGCTACAGAATTACCATAGTAACAATTGACAGTGAGACTCTTCCCTACAATTCCAGTCACCTGTTGGTCAACATAAAGGCCTGGAATACCTGAACTCAGAGACAGAAAGACTAATGTAATGTATCAGATAAAGCATATATTATGGACACTATCACTATTCAATCATATAAAATGAATCAATACCTCTGACGACAAAGTTCTGAAAATCCATGTGTCTAGAATGTCTATGGACAAAGTAAACAGAACATTACAAGTGTTATGACTTTCAGCATGTAATCAGTCTCAGTATCTGACTTGGAGGAAGTGAGCCTGATAATATCAAACAACAAAATCCCTCACTTACCTTGAGAATCCAGTGAGGAAGAAAAGGATGTCCAGGACAAGGAGGTGATGAGGAACCATGAGtgaatgactgtctgttctgacCCAGGAGGTGCACAGGAATGTTTGTAATCTACCAATTTATTAATGTGGTGAATATGTGTATGACTGCTTACAAGTAATACCCTCATCAACAGGATTACTATGGGATATTACTTTATGGGACATTACTGAGCACTACAATTAATTCCAGGAGTGATCTCACCTAGAGTAACAGATAGCTGGAGCCCAACCCCGTCATCTATACCAATATTAATCAGAATCACTTAGACTTGTCATGGTCACAGTGaagattttcatttttttttaaatcaaaattgaGCTTGTAGCATTGCTTTTAGGATGGTCTGTGAGTTCTACAGTAGAGAAACCAAACCAATCAGATCCTCTGCACCAGTATTTTGCATGGTCGCTCTGATCATAGAGTCATGGGATAGTGATGGAGCTCCCTTTCCTCACAGACACATGACTCACTGTGGATGCACTCTGTGTACCTGCAGACACATCAACATAAAACACAATTTGACAGTTTAATTTTACCCAGCTGCTCAAGAGTTCTGTGTGGCTCAGTTTGTAGAGCATGgggcttgcaacgccagggttgatAGTTTGATTCCCACAGGAGACCAGTCCAAAAACATATGCAGTCacaactgtaagttgctctgtataagagtgtctgctaaactGTTAGTGTCCCATTAGCCAAACATAATGCATGATCTTGTGACGTCTGGAGAAAAAAGAGGCAAACTGTTGTTGGTTGCCacaccatgtgtttgtgacatcAGTTATTGACTCAGAAAGTGCTGTTGTTGTGACAAGTCAAGCCATGAGAACAGAGACAACACTTGTACCATTCAACTCATATTTCcactacatgaccaaacgtaTGCGGACacgtgctcgtcgaacatctcattccaaaatcatttgtattaatatggagttggtcccccctttgctgctatatcagccttcactcttctgggaaagcgttccactagatgctggaacatggctgcggggacttgtttccattcagccacaagagcattagtaacgtcgggcactgatgttgagcgattaggcctggctcgcagttggcgttccaatgcATCCCGAAGGTGATAGATGTGGTTGAGATCAGGGttttgtgcaggccagttaagtgAGTGGATGATGAGAGCAGGGCCGGCACTAgctttttgggggccctaagaGATTTGATTGTAGCACAATTTGCTGATGACTAACCAAATTTTGAATTTGCACATTGTGTATTGTACTGTTCTAATTCTCAACAGAAGTTTGAAAAAAGTTAAATTATTTAGAATTTTTTATATTAGGTTTTCTATGTTTATACACGTTTTGCCGCGACTTATGCCATGATAATTAAtgacaatgcagttaagaaaaataagtttagtaaaaaatagataagtaaaaaataacaaataaaagtaacaaataattaaagagcagcagtaaaataacagaagctaggctttatacaaggggtacagagacaatgtgcggggcacaggttagtcgaggtaattgaggtaatactgtatgtacatggaggtagagttaaagtgactatgcatagataataaacagagagtagcagcagcataaaagggCGGGGGTGGACAacacaaatagtctgggtagccatttgactatctgttcaggagtcttatggcttgggggtataagctgttaagaagccttttggacctagacttggcactctggtacctcttgccgtgtggtagcagagagaacagtctatgactagggtggctggagtctttgacaatttttagggccttcctctgacaccgactggtatagaggtcctggatggcaggaagcttggccccagtgatgtgctgggccgtacacactaccctctgtagtgccttgttgtcagaggccgagcagtttccataccaggctaAATCAATGGGGGCTCCCTGGAAGTCAGGGCCCCTGGGGACATGCCCTGCGTGACCGGTTGTTATGTGATCATGATTAATACAGTaaaagtttagatagctggctagactaatttaccattCTGAAAatggttagctgacatggctaattgagtgactatcaagtgactgacaaaacaagaaaaaaaatgttGATGCACAGCCACATTTTGAACCTGCgccttgtgtattctattattttaACTCTCGACAGTAAGATGAGACCTTGACTGAGTTTTTTCGGCTGGTTGGGGGCTCCCTAGAGGTCTTGGCCACTAAGTGACCGCTTATGTCACTTATACCTGGAGCCGGccatggatgagagagagagtgtctgtgaGTATTTATGTTTTATGGACACCCTGGTGTGTGTCAAGGACCAAGAAATCCAAGCAACTGACACTACTTCCTGATCCATCATTCCTTTAAGGCTCTTCCTGTTTTAATGACACAATGCAACCATGTGCCCCGTGAAAGACCTTGTCTAAAACTGGTGTTGAACTGTTGAACCTGACCAAGGGTGATATactcagcagcataccaccctgaataccactgctggcttgcttctgaagctaagcagggttggtcctggtcagttcctggatgggagaccagatgcttctggaagtggtgttggaggggcagtaggaggcactctttcctctggtcaaaaaaaaaaatgtcccaaTGCCCCATGGcaatgattggggacactgccctgtgtagggtgccgtctttcggatgggacgttaaacgggtgtcctgactctctgaggtcattaaagatcctatggcacttattgtaagagtaggggtgttaaccccagtgtcctggctaaattcccaatctggtcacctaataatccccagtttacaaatGGCTCATTTCTCccctgcaaatgagaatgtgttctcagtcaacttacctggtaaaataacggataaataaaaatgAAGCTACTGTGTATACTGGTTAATTTGATGATTGTTTGTGGTTTATTCCCCATCCTCTATACACTAATAACCTGTCATGTATTAACTCCTGAGTCCGGTGTTGGTCTAGTTTCTTTATTAACAATGTTTATGAGCAATTTAGTCTATTAGCAtggatatttttatttattaagcTAGAGGAATTATTAATGGAACAGTTCAACCAGGCTGTGATTTGTTACATTAAtgtaacggccgttgttggtggaagaaggtgaggaccaaggtgcagcgtggtatgtgtccatatttattagaaTGAAGACGGAAATaatcaaaataacaaagagaaacgaccgaaaactgttctggctggtgcagacacacaacagacaacagaaaataatcacccacgaaacacaatagaaaacaggctacctaaatatggttctcaatcagggacaacgattgacagctgcctctgattgagaaccataccaggccaaacacagaaacagcaaatcaaaaaaaaaaaaaaaaaactaacatagacaacccacccaaatcacgccctgactatactaaaacaaagacataataaaagaactaaggtcagaacgtgacaattaaaCCATGAGAAATAACCATCAGGAAAAGGGTTAGAGACACATCAGACAATAATTTAATTCCACAACACATGTATGtacataataatataataatttgaATAAAATGAATCATACAGATAAAGCTGGATAAAGTTGGTAAATTTGACCCTTGATCACTCCAGACAGACCTCTTTGGTTTCTATACATCCTTGGTATCATCTTGATGTCGGTTTTTCCTCAACTTTACCACTCCAATGATGTTGCACAGGAGGAAGAGCAGTGCATTACCAACTTTCAGCAGGTAGAAGAATGTACGTTCCAATCTGTAGAAGAGTTAGTGCTGAgcaattagtgctttttgaggccGGTCGGTTTCGATTCAATTCTTTATAAAATATCACAGTTTTCAATTTCGTTTTCTATTATTTGgtttgaatgctgtaacaacacagaataaaacaatgaataaaagtcccatgatggtagtgactgcccattactaatcatcacttattaaccatttatgcacattactttactttaatCAAAattttcagttgttgtgtatattaaaTTGTTTCATTCCAAGTCAACATCTCATCTCTGTAGAGCTGCTGCATGTGCTTTGTGACAAAATCTTGTAACTCTtgaaagtaaataaggcatacttttatgactgctgaatgccAGCTAttaatcacttagatcatgtattttcaggtagagatacctcccgAAGCAACCTCTGCTCTCTATATCACCTCtaaccggggcggcagggtagcctagtggttagagcgttggactagtaaccggaagtgttgcaagttcaaacccccgagctgacaaggtacaaatctgtcgttctgcccctgaacaggcagttaacccactgttcctaggccatcattgaaaataagaatttgttcttaactgacttgcctggttaaataaaggtaaaataaataaaaacaattatgcATTCTTTTGCCATTTCTGTAGAAGGAAGAATTTGCtgttactgttcctaggccatcattgaaaataagaatttgttcttaactgacttgcctggttaaataaaggtaaaataaataaaaacaattatgcATTCTTTTGCCATTTCTGTAGAAGGAAGAATTTGCTGTAAAGTCATCCACAGACCTTTTGTAGGCTAGAACAATGTTTTGAAACCATGGTTTTCAACAGTCCACATTTCAGTCATGCACATTTAAATTGAGTGGTGATTTTTGAGGGGTGTTTGTGTACACTTACGTCTGGATGTTGCTGACTGACGGCTGAGAAGAGACTACAGATTGGGCTGTTGGCACTGGAAATGTTGTCAGTGTCAAGGTAGAAGAAATATACAGCACTTTCAGCATTTCTCAAACTAGCTTCTAATTTGGGAACTAAAGCATTATTTACTGATAGGTTTGGTTTCTGAGCTTTAACTATTGTAAATCATTAGTTCTAAAAGAGACACGAGGGGTGCCATAATGAAGCTTAGGAGGAGCTGAGTGCATCGAAAATGGTCACATGTGGCCGTACTGATAAGGGGAGGAACCGTTTAAGACCCATATCACTCAGCTCCCTGCCTAGCAATAATGATGCAATGTATAGCGATAAGGAGGAGACTCCACCCTAAGTGGGGTATGTATACTACCACGGGTGAGGAGGAGACTCCACCCTAAGTGGGGTATGTATACTACCACGGGTGAGGAGGAGACTCCACCCTAAGTGGGGTATGTATACTACCACGGGTGAGGAGGAGACTCCACCCTAAGTGGGGTATGTATACTACCACGGGTGAGGAGGAGACTCCACCCTAAGTGGGGTATGTATACTACCACGGGTGAGGAGGAGACTCCACCCTAAGTGGGGTATGTATACTACCACGGGTGAAACCATGTCTTTGTCTAACGCAGCTGTATTGACTCTCTGGGAAGAATGAACTTGGTTTAAAGCTCTCATAGTGTCCGTTGAGTTTGTACTCTGAATATTAGAACCTAACATTACCAATAATTGTCACTCAGTACTTACTGAAGGTGGTATTTTGCTTTGTGGTTAGCTGATTGACAGTGATATGAACAGGCATCTGATAGTCTCCATTTGCACACCTGTACCAGCCAGTGTCCACTATCCTCAGTGCACTCATAGTCACCGTTAAAACATTGCCATTGGTGACAATATTGGTCTGCTGGTGTAATGTCACTGATGTTCCATCTAGAGTTCCAGAATTCAGCAGACATTTCCCACCCATCCTGCACCACCTCCCTCTGGCTCCAGCTTCACTGTAGTAACATTGCACAGTGACATTCTGTCCTACAACTCCAGTCACTTCTTGTTGATCCACATACAGTCCTGGAGTATCTGAACACAATGGAGATAGGAAGTTGTGATATGATGAGTCAGATAAAAGACCACACCCATAAGATTGGGAGACATCCTAAAGTCACCAATGTTATAAATATTGTCAAAGATACACTAGCCCCTATAAAATAACACAGAAGTGAATGATCTCATTACAGCAATATGCAACTGTCTATGGATTTCAATCAAATGCTTATTTTGTGCCTTTTTGCATTGAAGCCATTTTTAATAATCAAATAATATATTCAAGATGAAATTAAATGAATTATTTGTGTACACCTCCTTGGTCAGAACAGACTGTATGTTTGATAAAGCATATTTTGCTGTATCATTGGAAAAACCAGCAGTGATTGGTATGTTCGATCCTATTTTATAATTCAGCAATATTCCTCTATGGATTTAATTGGTGAAAGTATTTGTGATTGTCTCCTAGAGCTACAAAGGGAAAAGTAACACACTCATCAACAGGTTGTCCATGCAACATTACTGATCACTATTCATCCTGCATTACTGGATGTGCAAGCAGTGAATCTTACCTGGAGTAACAGATATCTGCAGTCTATTCCCATCACCTGCCTTGTTCTTCCTCTCCACAATACACCAGTAATAATCAGAATCACTAGAACTAAGACTTGTCATGGTCACAGTGAAGACTAGCTGGTTGATGTCATCAGAGAATGAGGTCTTTCCACTGGTCTTAGGATGGTCAGTGCGTACTACAGAAGAGCAACCAAGGATACTAGATCCCGCACACCAGTACTTCACACTGTTTCTATATCTCAGATCATAGAGACATGGGATGGTGATGGAGCCTCCTTGCTTTACAGACACATGTCTCACTGTGGACACACTCTGTATAGCTGTAgagacaacaacaaacaacaaaccgTTTTGAATTAAAACATTTTACTCAACAAGTCCCACCAGCCGATCAACCAAATTACTTTGGAAATGTGGCCAAATGTGGTTGTGACAGCAGATAATGACTGAGATATCAACATTAAGTGCTGATGTTGTCACACCCAAGTCTAGCCATGATCAGAGGCAAAACTTTGACCATTAAAATCATACTTATCTTTGACATACTACACCCCTGAACTAAGAAGACATCTCTAGTTTCAATAAATTAATAAGTGCTGTTTGAAAAGAATACTGAGTTGAAGTTGTTGTAATATTTTGTATATTGTCACATACTCTGGATGGTTGTTCtgatactgtagtactgtagtacatccttgaatttctttatttttatgttaGTGTATAATATGTTACTCAACATTTGTTAGAAAACACATAGGTAATAATATTTGTAATCTACAAATATATTTGTAGACATGGGAGCTTTTGCCTTTTCTATTTCATCATTTTTTactgaaaaaaaagagaaaaaaagactGCTGAAAAATACATATGTTGAATGTGGAGACCTATCATTAAAAACAGCTCTCATCAACACATCAGACCAAATATGACAATGCACAATGTGACTACCATGTCCTTGGGCAAAGTAGACAGAACGCTACAAGACCAATGAATGTCAGAATGTACTCAGTGTCTGATTTGGAGGAACTGAGCCCTGATACTAACATCAATGAAGAAACGGTGTACCCTCTCTTACCTGAAAGTCCAGCGAGGAAGAAAAGGATGTGCAGGACAAGGAGGAAATGTGGAGCCATGAATGgatgagagagcgtgtgtgtttAGGTACTTGTGACCTGGTGTGTGTCTTCTACTTCCCGATTCACACATAGACATCACTGTCTTTAACGCAACTCTGTGCCCTGCGCAACATCCTGGTGAAATAAAGGCTGAACCTGACGACGACCAACATGGTCAAAACATTGTAAATAACTCTATTTTCTTCAGTTGGGAGCATTACAAAGATAGAACATTACCTTCTATGACGATGCAAATGCACGTTGGTtcataacaaaagtttatctcaatacccgttgttggcaatgacagaggtcaaacgttttctgtaagtcttcacaaggttttcacacactgttgctggtattttgacccactcctccatgcagatctcctctagagcagtgatgttttggggctgttgctgggcaacacagactttcaactccctccaaagattttctatgaggttgagatctggagactggctaggccacaccaggaccttgaaatgcttcttacgaagccactccttcgttgcccgggcggtgtgtttaggatcattgtcatgctgaaagacccagccacgtttcatcttcaatgcccttgctgatggaaggttttcactcaaaatctcacgatacatggccccattcattctttcctttacacggatcagtcgtcctggtccctttgcagaaaaacagccccaaagcatgatgtttccacccccatgcttcacagtaggtatggtgctctttggatgcaactcagcattctttgtcctccaaacacgacgagttgagtttttaccaaaaagttatattttggtttcatctgaccgtatgacattctcccaatcttcttctggatcatccaaatgctctctagcaaacttcagacgggcctggacatgtactggcttaagcagggggacacgtctggcactgcaggatttgagtccctggcggcgtagtgtgttactgatggtaggctttgttactttggtcccagctctctgcaggtcattcactaggtcccccccatgtggttctgggatttttgctcgctgttcttgtgatcattttgaccccacggggtgagatcttgcgaggagccccagatcgagagagattatcagtggtcttgtatgtcttccatttcctaataattgctcccacagttgatttcttcaaaccaagctgagAGAGATCTGTTCTAAACTTCTCTTATGTTGCTGGAATACTGGttggtgaatggacaagacataatggGTGGTGAAGgtgagacattgaaattgggacattatcataGCCATCCACTTTGAACTGTAAAGCTATCTGAAGAAGACAAAAAGGACACCAGAAGAATCAGTGCCTGAAGGAGGTGGTTGGTCAACTGTGCCCAAAATTGTTTTAGACTTTtggggtatcaggttgattgtaGAGGTCTACACCACATACAATTTAGAATGCAGATAATGATCTGTATTATAATCGTGATAAAACAAGTTAATAGTAGAAATATGGGATAATTATACTGGATGTTAATTTAAATATACATTATGCCAGTGTTGATGTGtgttaaattgatttttttttcacTTTGAGTGATAGGACCAATTTGAATCACTGAGCAATGTCATTCTACATTTTGGTTGGATAATTAATTGGGTTTTTAATTACGATTTGGAAACTGAATAATTTTTTTAACTTAAGGATTGATTTGAGTTTAGTATGTTAATAACTATATGAGTGAAGCAATTAATGTATTAGGGATTGATTGTTTTGATTGTTATGAACTAAAGATGTTGACACTATTCTCACCATGCCCTGGTGAATGGAGAGGGTGAACACTTATCCAGAGAGTGAAACTGATCTTAATCTATTTTATCTACAGGCATTGCCTTATAAATAATGGACTCATGATGCTTGtcttgggtcatgttcattaggcaccaatgGAATACATTTAGGAGTCACAACTAGGAGTCACTACCTGGATTTGTCCAACAAGAGATGCTAATTTTAGTTTCTGGGATGGCAATAGTCATTTCCACCATACCATGCTGATCCATTGGAGTGTGATGGATAACTAAAGCTTATTTTATTAAACTCCATTGTTGCATGCACAGCATTATGCATTCAATATGTGCTTTTCAATGTGTATGAAGATATACCTTTGAATCTCATAAACTGtatgtattttttgtttttcttcatggGTTCGTGCAGGTGACTGTATCATAACCTTCCCAGACAAATAGCTAGAGTGCTTAGAAAATGTGTTGACGGTTGAAATAGGAGACAGTGATGAGTTTCTTGGAAGGAGGCTGAGCCAATGCTGTGGCAGCTGGTTATGTCGAGGAACCCATGCAATGAGTTATTGCTTTTATGTTTCTTGATTTATGTAGAAtttatgcagttttttttttacatgtgaaTGAATGTTCTTGAATCTTGTAATTTTATTTTCAGTTGAGAGGACTCAAAATGGGGGAATGTGAGAGCAAAATTGCAAGATTACGTTTTAATACactgcatcaaatggttgttttattcaaCAGAATAGAGTATTCTTAACTATTGtttgtgtgttctactgaggatgggcctctgggagataacactgacaggagatttacgatgtattctgggtgataaaacctaaagagcattccagagcatgagttaatgtttctgttctataccgTACCAGGAAGAGATGGTTCCAGTTTGGAGTCAGAGGGCCAGACAATGAAAACTGTTAACACAGCAGATACTATCTTCTATGTATTAtaggtatctttcatacaaatcttaaccttgtaaCCCATTCTATatgtctgttgtttgtcatgtaggttggaaggggtgtatcttggctataaaagaccttTGTACATTTGTCTCGGCGCTTTCAACAAATCATCAGAGACGGTGATTCGGCGACAAGCCATCGCTATTGCAAAGCTCTCACTAATAAAGATTCAGTTTAAatctaactctgacttgtgtaaTAAGTTTGTCTCTCCACATTTGATAATACAGAAA from Oncorhynchus mykiss isolate Arlee chromosome 1, USDA_OmykA_1.1, whole genome shotgun sequence includes:
- the LOC118965494 gene encoding polymeric immunoglobulin receptor-like; protein product: MAPHFLLVLHILFFLAGLSAIQSVSTVRHVSVKQGGSITIPCLYDLRYRNSVKYWCAGSSILGCSSVVRTDHPKTSGKTSFSDDINQLVFTVTMTSLSSSDSDYYWCIVERKNKAGDGNRLQISVTPDTPGLYVDQQEVTGVVGQNVTVQCYYSEAGARGRWCRMGGKCLLNSGTLDGTSVTLHQQTNIVTNGNVLTVTMSALRIVDTGWYRCANGDYQMPVHITVNQLTTKQNTTFMPTAQSVVSSQPSVSNIQTLERTFFYLLKVGNALLFLLCNIIGVVKLRKNRHQDDTKDV